In Heteronotia binoei isolate CCM8104 ecotype False Entrance Well chromosome 1, APGP_CSIRO_Hbin_v1, whole genome shotgun sequence, the genomic window CTAAACACACTTCAACCATTGCCACTTTGCCTAATCCAGATCTTTGCTGCTGCGCCACTAGCATCTTGGCAACCCATAATCAGCTCCACACATGTGGttttgttctgtgccagggaTCCATATTAGGTGATTTCCTGTGTTCAATAAATCTACTTGCCTCAAACCTCACCCTGATAGCTTTTTTTatgaatggaaggaaggaggacTCAAAGCAACACAGCAACAGTGGAATAATGCAAGCTCAAGGAGAGTACTGGAGACCAAACAAAACCAAATAGGAACAGTCTCCCATTGACAAAACATGCACAGAGACAAGGGCAAGGGGCCAGGCGAAAGTCTTTTGGGGCAGAGCAGATCCCCTTTTATTTCTGTAGTGTTCTGGGCATTTTTTGAATAAAGTAACATGAAAGGAGATAGGAAGCACTCTGTGGTTGTATGACAACTTTGGAAAAAGTGACTAGACTAGATTTTAATATGGGGAAAAGATTATTTTTGGTCCCAAACAGATATGAtacaagaaaaggaggggggagaacaaaGCACTCACAGCCAATTACTCATTAAGGATGCAGACACAAAAGGAAGGATAAGATTATAGGGAGAAAGGTtgtggaacatatgaagctgccttatactgaatcagacccttggtccatcaaagtcagtattgtcttttcagacgggcagcggctctccagggtctcaagctgaggtttttcacacctatttgcctggacccttttttggcatccaagcagatgctctaccactgagccaccgtccctcccccaatcaAACTGGGCCATGTAAAAGGGGCTTGAACAAAGTGCAGAGAGGACTGTACCTAAAAGGCAACGGGACACAgcacaaagaagaaggggagctCACAAGCATGTAAGAGGGTGCGAGGCCAGGGAAACACGCACAAGGGAGAAAACTGAACGAAGccgtcaagtagcacctttaagaccaacgaagttttattcggaatgtaagcttaaAGCacctgaaagcttacattctcaataacattttgttggtcttaaaggtgccacttgactctgctttgttctactgcttcagaccaacaaggctgctctCCTGGATTTATCTACATGGGCGGAAATTGTAAGAGCTCTCTATAGGGGAGCAATATTAGCAGTGTCCAACCACGACTCGAGTTGAAGCATGCTGGGGTGTCCTTTGGATCATGCTGGTAGGAAAAAGCACGGGGAGATGCCCCCGTACCCTGCGCATAAGTTCTCAATATACGCTTGGGAAAAATGAGCGAAGCAGATAATGACAGGGAATATTTAGCGGTTTCAGGGCGGGCTCTCCATACACATTCGGCGGTGAAGTCAAAGCAGTAGGGAATAATCTAGGACACCGAGTACAGTGCGGGGGACTTTCATGGGGATCCATAAGAATTAGTTTGGGTGGGGAAACACATGGGGTGCAGAGAAGAGCAATGTAAATGAAGCAAAAAGTTATCAGGAATATTTGCGGGAGGAATCAGGAGGAGTTCCCACGGATCACCCCGCCTGGGAAGGACTGAGAGTGAAGCGCAGCACCTTATGGGGGCGGCAGAACAACGTAAGGAGGGAGAACGTTGGGAGGTCtttcagggcgggggggggggagaagggccaGTTAAAATGACAGAGAAGGTCTTtcgttccctcccctccttcccgccGACTCACTGAGCACGAGGACAGGGCGTGGGCCCATCATCTTCGCGACGAGGCGAGAGAAGAAACCGGCGCGGAACCTTCTGGAGtaggaaagagagggagggaggaaaaagcgCCGCTTCACCGCGCCCGGACAACCTAACCCACTCGGGGGCGCTCCTCCAATCAACTCAGGCACTGAGGGTACCTTGACCAATGGAGAAATCGTCTCTATCACGGAAGCCCCGCCTACTCCTCTTCAAGCAAGATTAGTTGACAGGGTAACGGGCTAGACTTTCCCCGCCCCATTTATTCACTCCAGCGCGTGCAAAGCCGCTTTAGAATGTTAAAGGAACGCGCTTGCGTGGCCACGCCTTGAAACGCATGCGTACGGCAGATCCAAACGAGGTGTGGTGAAAATCTCTGCGCCTGCGTAGGGAATTTAAAGACCCGAAAGACGCGCGCACGCGCAGTCTATAGTCAGCGGTTGGCTAgatggatggaggaggaggaggaggaggaaagcctTCGCATCGGCGGTCACTGCAGCAGCTGCCGGGCGCTGGTTCTGGCAAACACCTCAAAGGCGAGTTTTGGGGAATAACGAAGCAGCTGCGGAGTCCTGCCAATTCCTTGCCTAGGCACGATGGGATTTGTAGTCTTGCTCGGCTTTTACATAAGAGCATCATGGGAATTGGAGTCGTACTTTCCCTGCCTTACTTACGCCTCTGCCGCTAGGCATTACGGGAGCTGTAGGCTTCTCTTTGCCTAACATGCTTTGCGGTGGAAAACGTCGCTTGTTAAAACAGCATGTCAGCTGGAACTTCGTGTTCGTGGAAAGGCTTCTATATATATGTTCATGCACGTAGTAGTTACATCGTGCTTTATAACCAAACCAAATAAACTGGACGTGTAGCAGCGGAACAAACTTTTGAGTCCCGAGacaacttttaagaccaacaaagaataaaacttggttgaccttaaaggtgccactggactcaaactattcCGCTGCTTCtgaacccagagcttttttttttttgtagaaaaatccaagcagggactcatttgcatattaggccacacaccctgacatcaccattgtttcacacagggcttttaaaagaaacagcccatcaggaactcatttgcatattaggccacacccctgatcccaagccagctggaactgcattcttgtgcgttcctgcttaaaaaaaaaaaagccctgcctgaaccTATGGATGTGTAGCACTTCCTCATATAATGAATAAGAATGCTTGACATGTATATTGGCTCTAAACACTTCAGTTGCACTCCTTACTATGTAAAATGAGCCAATATTATTAACCTCGTATTGCAGATAAAGGGATAAGGCTGGGTAGTAGTGGTTTGCCTGCTGATGAGACTCCAGAAAGGTACAGCCTGCTCTGTAGGTCTTATAGTCTGCTCCTTGTACACAAGGCTTCCTCAGAAATAAACTACTCTGTACCCAAGTAACTACATaaaccacagggctttttttaaagcaggaacgcacacaggaacacagttccagctggcttggcatcggggtatgtggcctaatatgcaaatgagttcctgctgggcattttctgcaaaaaaagccctggctagcacTAATAATCATCCTTGATCAAAGTGGTGACCAAGGTACACTGCTTCTGCACAACCAAGTTGTGTTTATTTACATTATGTATACACACTTTTCTTCCTAGttggatccaaagtggcttacaacattttccCCTTCCCAGTTTTATCTCCATAACGtggaggtaggtcaggctgagagtgtgtgactggcccaaggtcacccagcagcattCTAGACTGACACTCTTAACTgccacaccacactggttctcctaCCAGATTAATCCCTAGAAGGGGAGAAGAACTCTGGCAGTTTTTCCCAtgccatgcattattttgtaaagatCATAAAAACCACAACCACCTCTGTAACCCTTTGCCATCACTGCCACCTACTCCTGCCTGCATTCTTGCCTCTGAGCTGAGGGGCCACATTTGGCCTGTAGGCTGCCCACTGTTCAGTGTATTCAAATGTGATGGGGGGAAAGATCCCTGGGATTTTAATGGCTGCACAGAAGACAGAAGGTACAGCTGAGTGTCATATGAGACAGCCAGTGCAAtgcagtggttagaatgctggaaCAAGGATTAGGgcgacctgggtttgaatccccactctgccatgaaagcttgctggggaTCCTGAGCCAggcacacactttcagcctaacctacctcacagggaagttgtgaggataaaatagaggagatgCGAATGTTAGAAACCACTTTGGGGCCCTGTTGGGGAGAACGGCAGgttataagtgaagtaaataacaGAGTGAGAGGCCCAAGTCAACAAACTTCCTGGCTGTCCAGAGATCAGGACCCAGTTCTTATAGTCCAACACTGCTAACTAACTACACAGGCTGTCTCTGAGAAACCATCAATCCAGATGTGCTGGACCCATTGTCTACTTCCTCATAACTGAACGAGGCATTTTGCTTGAAtagttgttgggaggataaaacagaggagacgGATGTAAGCCATTCCCACAGGGGagaacagtggggtataaatgcagcaagtacaaataaataaataaacaaatagtgATGGAAGCCACACCTGCTAACATTGAAAAACATACTCAGGTATGTCATTACAGCCCTCGGTCCTTGAAATGTATTTTCttttaaacaaagaaagcaaaCGTTCTTATGACACTCTTTTCTCTAtaacatgagaaggagggcaggaaggtttgcatcactgcttagttctcatggcctttcttacacacccagggaaatgctgatggccattttggggtcaggcagcaatttttctttgGGCTAGCTTGGccatggatcctggagaggggtttttttgccaccttctgggcttgaagcaggggtcactgggggtgtgtgtaGGAAgctggaccctggaggtcccttctaactatgATTCTATGCCCAAGTCTGGCCTTACCTCTGCAAAAACAGAGCTGCCAGTTGAACCAAGCAATAGAAACAGAAGCATCAGAAGCGCCTTCATCCCAATATTAGGCCACTGATCCCCCTAGCCCTGACTGGCAGTTCttcggggtctcaggctgagaaagGTCGTTCCCAGTATTGGTTGTCCTTTAATGCAAATGCCTGGTATTGTggcggggaccttctgcatgtgaagcatgtgctctgccactgagccaaggctcCAACTCAAGTGGCCAAAACTGTGGGAAAGTCAGCAGATAAGACTGTTGAGTGATGCTCCAATTTGTCATTTATTTCTAACCACAGCAGTCTGAAACGGGGGAGAAACCAGATGGTCGTGAATAAgaaacctctccctctccctccaccaCCAATCAATGGGGAGTTGCTTTCCGGCCTCAGACTTTATTCCCACCCCTTAATGAACCCTCTTGTAACATTCCACTAATTGTACAAGTAATGAggcttccttttccttttattcTCTGTTGCAGGCTCAAACTGCAGCCCTGTTCGGATGGACCCAGATGTAAACCCTCAGGATGAAAAGCAGCATTGGAAAAGTAGGTTGGCCCACCCTCCTCCGGATGCAGGTTCACAAGCTCAGGCTGCATCTTATCAtggaagtagggctgccaggctccaggaagatcctggagagctcctggaatcacaactgatcttcagtacagagatcagttctcatggagtaaatggctgctttggagggtggatttgaTGCCGTTATgccctcctgaggtccctcctctctccaaaccccaccctcccaaaaTCGCCAGGAATTGCCCAAGCTGAAATTGGCAACCCGACCCTGAAGCAATGGTGTGGGATCTAATGGGACTGAACTCTTGAGACCCAAGTGGTGGAGGTTAAGGGATGAAGGCTGGTGGGTCAAGGGGCAGAGTCTCTCTGTGCACACAGCCTCTGGGATAGATGGAAGTGGAGGtgataacatatgaacatatgaagctgccttctactgaatcagacccttggtccatcaaagtcagtattgtcttctcagactggcagcggctctccagggtctcaagctgaggtttttcacacctatttgcctggacccctttttggagatgccagggattgaacctgggaccttctgcttcccaagcagatgctctaccactgagccaccattcctccccttatgaagctgccttatactgaatcagacctttggtccatcaaagtcagtattgtcttctcagactggcagtggctctccagggtctcaagctgaagtttttcacacctatttgcctggacccttttttggagatgccagggattgaacctgggaccttctgcttcccaagcagatgctctaccactgagccaccgtccctccatgcaccatgctgaggcccctccgctccccaaaccctgccctctcctggatctatccccaaagtcttcaggcattttccaacatagacctggcagccctaataacCTCCATCTCATCAGGATTCAGTGCTCATCAGTGCTTCAGTAAGATTAGTTCAGCAGTGGGATTGGCTGCCTAGAGaggtggtggtgagctccccctcaatgGCAATCTTCAAGCAGGGGCTAGATGAACATttatcagggatgctttaggctgacccTGAGATTGGATGGCCTGCATGGCcctttcaaactctatgattccatgatctaACTTTACACCTGAGCTATCAAGTGGCTGAGTTTCAGTGCCTAGgatctgcacacacacaaaaattaaatCAAGTTTTGCTTTGGCGTGGCGTCTCATTTTCTGTAAGGCCCAACCAACCAAGATAGTAGCTACACACGGGACCTCAATTTTAATTGGGGATGTGGTGCAGGGAACTGTGGGGGTTCTGCATCAGAAGGAAGGACTTCAGGTTACAGTGATAGGGAGAAAACTTCTCAGATTAATTCTGTCAAGCATCTGCCCCAATGTAATTGTTGTCTTTTTCAGGCACAAGAAGATCCTCGCAAGTCCCACGTAGGTGTCTTGATTCCTGCTGTCTTTAGATACCTCAACCCAAGCTAAACTTGTTAAATAGTTAAATGTATGAATGgatttgactagggttgccaacttttgggTTGTGCCCTTACCATCTGAAGAACAATGGGTGGCTTGTTCAGGGCCTGCTTGGTAGGAACACCGGAAGAGCAGACTTCCCACAAAAGTTTGCAGTGTTCCCTTTGCTAATTGTTCACTGTCAGTCTGCTGAGAGATAAATAGCTTAAAGTGCCCCTTAGTCGTATCACTTAGGGGAACTGCTTATGAGGGTGCTTAATTAGAGCATGAATGGATATGGCAATGATTGGCTGGGATGGTTTATTGTGCTTCTCCCTGGAAGATGGAAGGGGTGGTATTCCTATCCTCCTGTAGTCTCTTTGTGCAAGTCCTAGCTGTCCCACAAGGTTTTGCAAATTATTGCTACACCTTCTTCCTCCCAGGCATTGGGTGGCGGCTGCACCCCTCTGGTATCTGCTGCCCCAATCCTCAACCAACAGCTACCCAGCCAAGTGTCAGATGAGCTCTCCACCAGGGGATATCTCCCTGGTAGGATGGTTCCCAAGCCTACCCTGTTCCTGCAGCCTTCGGCAATCAGTGAAGTGTTGTAATGTTCCCCattgggttcccaggttagagtactcacttaGGCATCTGTTCTCAGATCCATTCAGCGGaggcaagctggctcaaaacatccgttgtttatttgcaaggagaccacTCCACCAACTAACATCTTCAGCTAATATGCAGAATTGGAAACTGAAGCAAGAGTTCCACacaataggaccaaactaaatcacacagatattaggggaggagccagggctttctttggtagacaaagcccagcaggaactcatttgcatattaagtcacatgctcgtgacaccaagccagccggaactgcattcctgctcaaaaaaagccctgggaggagcagactgttcttttacatacatacatacaataaatataccacaggcTTGAGCCCCCACCAGCTTACCATTCTACTGCAGATGCAGAGGCATTTGCAGCAGCAAAGAAGCACCTACATGGGTAGTTTTCCTTGCACTTTCTTTGCCACAGCTGGTCCCCCTCACCTCCCTTCTTGGTAATTACCTGGTCATTGATGCAACTTCACTATAGCTTCGCACTGGTAATTGGCCTATTGCTTTAGCTTACAGTGATGTGTCAATTACTGTTTAAGTCCAAATGCATGCCTTCCTGCCCAGCCACCATTCCCAAAGGCAGGCTGACTGTGATGTCTGGGAAGAATCACAGGAAAGTGGGACAAAATGGAAAGTCAGTGGTATGAGGACAATTCAGTGGGGATAAACTGATTACCATGTTACAAATTTTAGCTCCACAATTCAATGGGGATAAGCTGATTACCCTGTTACAGGCCCCTTTCAAGATCTTTTGAATGCAGTTCCCACTTGGTGAATGCTAGTATTAATCCCACTAAGGTAATTCAGGGCAAACCTAGATAGCAGGCTAAGCAGGTGAGTGCTGCCCAAAACAATAGCCATGTCTTTAGTTCAGCCTCCTATCTGTGACATCCACCAGTTGAACTTATTTGTTTcttgaacaaagttagagtccactggcacctttaagaccaacaaagagccggtttagtgtagtggttaagtgcatagactcttatctgggagaaccgggtttgattccccactcctccacttgcagctgctggaatggccttgggttagccctagctctaacagagttgtccttgaaagggcagcttctgggagagctctctcagccccacccacttcacagggcatctgttgtgggggaggaagataaaggagattgtgagccgctctgagatttggagtggagggtgggatacaaatccaatgtcattaTTATTCAAGctatgcatatgaaagctttgttggtctcagaggtgccactggattcttaGTTCTATTACTTCAGATCCCAGCatagctgcccatctggatctatcatcTGTTTCTTGACATCATACCTATTCTGTGTTTCTCCTGcacccagccagcagcagccactgatGTAGAGGAGGAAACATGGAATGGCATGAGGTCAGAACACAAATAAGTGTAGCCTGCAATTAGACTCACAGGTGCTGTTGTCCTGAGCACTACTTTGCCCCTTATTCTCAGGCAGGATAATAATTTTCCAATTAGACAGGAAATAGTAGCAGCTGTTACCTGTGAAATGAATGACATGAGATCATTCCCCACCCCAGAAAACAATGTAGGAATTGATCTCACGTTTCCAAATGTTCAGGCCATGCAAAATATATTTTGCCTCctctgttctctttctttctcaacaGGAGATGAGTCTGAAGGCCCCCCGGCTTCTTTTAAGCCCCTCTGTCCAGCCAAACCCTCACCCAGTTTCCTAGAACTTCCAGCTTCTCATTGGAGGCCTAGCCTGAGCTTTCCAGCAAAgatagggaaaggaaagaaacatTTCTGTAAGTGATAGAAATCCTGTTGTACTTCCTGTTTGTGTGTAGTCAACAGCCCTGGAAGCTGCAACCTTCAATATATGATGCATTTTGGGAGGTAAACATCTGAGGCTGATTGGCTGCACTGGTGCGATGCCACAGAATGTTCAGTTACTCAGGGAATGTAGTCGTTTGTAGTCCAGCTTCTATGAGGGTAGGAAAATTGCCTGTTTGGATGGGGTTTAGAATTTCACACGAGGAATGGTTGGAGCCTGCTGGGAAGAGGACATGGGAAGTTGAGAGACAGTGAGAAGCAAGACAACTGAGGGAAGAATATCAGGCAAGCAACAGACTGAGGAGAAAACTAAAGGAATGGTAGGTTGGTAAATACCCATCTCTGcgttgtg contains:
- the TSACC gene encoding TSSK6-activating co-chaperone protein; this translates as MDPDVNPQDEKQHWKSTRRSSQVPRDESEGPPASFKPLCPAKPSPSFLELPASHWRPSLSFPAKIGKGKKHFSPEHQPQECFGLLECIHNNIQVQTQIAQAQLSLMEDMQETMNVLLSRQEQKSQETPGQSEHRT